One genomic region from Epinephelus fuscoguttatus linkage group LG6, E.fuscoguttatus.final_Chr_v1 encodes:
- the unm_hu7912 gene encoding apical junction component 1 homolog, with amino-acid sequence MTRTHPPDLLASTLYRDFTLNPITDNSISLHSSRQCDLKMIDKPEIINKRHCRSFDFIESLDDPQSFSSSMEYPYKRAEQQTLNKDLMWNGLDQSGHLRFSSPDLFNTRQFQQQTTQDKTSHLTWSDSKKRTRSRSAPRVKSTLTPVPISVSPPGARKARDTPQAASDTLRNSETQRESYPSNRAFLNEVHPIKLQPQSPLYVSDCFEEDKPDKPAITPHVRCRVDIKPDAAVLQHTSRQVPNVRTDHLWQRYSQASSSRGLYVPRQIVSSPTPTPSECYSGDFRQGYHYTTSMSPISYQHLDIHRMPSPTAPYLSQEQRAYSNPNIPTKFFYTEDPVRYPVHPYSRAYYQDDRSSLTSHGSTMTSQYDPRTRWVHTLPVRSYYTENYTNREPAHSVYSRPYSTSEAGSYFSQTPLSRSYYGEDTRFNPYHMSNSRLFYSKPCSPEEQYYPPRPYHTEGRRRPRMSQAFSDDWYRSSISGYSNQSSQHTPPRVRQDPSIPPWFTNSFVETSRLGAEVRNHSKSWDNILYPRHDRQQSVPRGRSYENLFYQAKQAAAADITSQPVILNLSSSPRRYAALSLSETSLERSSSNPWRNTKSGHWFVTPEITITDNDICAANNKRREVHSVSWDTLDDEKTPSPTVMHHKQPQNTPDITKERKHNNFSLQQSLEQLDELLADLVVDYKPPTSRKSSEDLLDQLKQLITEDDDKDRGSSGLENLGCLNTQLPSSKSSPDTIKDPDSGCDALQRSAEECSPDHSTDEDDTMVCANKKCNRIESMFKACLYFKSCHSCYTFYCSRNCRRDDWEIHKETCLYGRVNSVCRHTLKFCRENSEIHKAFSRVAKAGYLSRGRGVLFLGFANPETADNFLQVGLESLLMSPTYLSLRELDGFKDNLGEYCKELQQAGNEYDPSECFLLNVSVAVGELVPNRPSPRVQAPTVRKYAKVSLASSSPDKKVLRKDSEMETLILTPPPGTPDIDKEGEEGRKAREVCFVNIQRELRTRGVFLRHEYPKIYNQLCEFVESNKRFTPTTIYPIDKRTGKQFMCMIMAASEPRTLDWVGTPHLLDDII; translated from the coding sequence ATGACACGAACGCACCCCCCTGATTTACTGGCATCGACTCTATATCGGGACTTCACTCTAAATCCCATCACAGACAACTCTATTTCCCTCCACTCCTCGCGGCAGTGTGACTTGAAAATGATTGACAAACCAGAAATCATCAACAAAAGACACTGCCGTAGCTTTGACTTTATTGAGTCACTGGATGACCCCCAGTCCTTCTCTTCCTCAATGGAGTACCCTTATAAGAGGGCTGAGCAACAGACATTAAACAAAGATCTAATGTGGAATGGACTAGATCAATCGGGGCACCTTCGCTTTTCATCTCCTGATCTGTTCAACACCAGGCAGTTCCAGCAGCAAACCACCCAGGACAAAACCAGCCATCTTACTTGGTCAGACTCTAAAAAGAGAACAAGATCTAGAAGCGCTCCAAGAGTTAAGTCCACCCTTACTCCTGTGCCCATCTCAGTGTCTCCTCCAGGAGCCAGGAAGGCAAGGGATACACCTCAGGCTGCGTCGGATACCTTGAGGAATTCAGAAACACAGCGGGAATCCTATCCCTCAAACAGGGCTTTTTTGAATGAGGTGCATCCAATCAAACTGCAGCCTCAGTCTCCTCTCTATGTCTCAGACTGTTTTGAAGAGGATAAACCAGATAAACCAGCCATAACCCCTCATGTCAGATGCCGTGTGGACATTAAACCAGATGCTGCTGTTCTGCAGCACACATCTAGGCAGGTTCCCAATGTACGGACTGATCATCTTTGGCAAAGATACTCGCAGGCCAGTAGCAGTAGAGGTTTGTATGTACCTCGACAGATTGTCTCCTCACCAACGCCCACTCCGAGCGAATGCTACAGTGGAGATTTTAGACAAGGATACCACTATACCACCAGCATGTCTCCCATCTCATACCAGCATCTAGACATACACAGAATGCCATCACCAACAGCACCGTATCTGAGTCAAGAACAAAGAGCTTACTCAAATCCTAACATACCAACCAAGTTCTTCTATACAGAGGACCCTGTTAGGTATCCAGTCCACCCCTATTCTAGAGCATACTATCAGGATGACCGGTCCAGTCTAACCAGCCATGGTAGTACAATGACTAGTCAGTATGATCCAAGGACCCGATGGGTTCACACCCTCCCTGTCAGGTCATATTACACAGAAAACTATACCAACAGAGAGCCAGCACACTCTGTGTATAGTAGGCCTTACTCCACCAGTGAGGCAGGATCATACTTTTCGCAAACTCCACTGTCTAGGTCCTACTATGGAGAGGACACCCGGTTCAATCCATACCATATGAGTAACTCACGGTTGTTTTATTCCAAACCATGCTCTCCTGAGGAGCAGTACTATCCACCAAGGCCATACCATACTGAGGGTCGTCGACGCCCTCGTATGTCTCAGGCCTTTTCAGATGACTGGTATCGCTCAAGTATATCTGGTTACTCTAACCAGTCCTCTCAGCACACACCACCAAGAGTAAGACAAGACCCTAGTATACCTCCGTGGTTTACTAACAGCTTTGTGGAGACAAGTAGACTAGGAGCAGAGGTCAGAAACCACTCCAAGTCTTGGGACAATATTCTATATCCACGGCATGACAGACAGCAGTCTGTTCCTCGTGGACGTAGCTATGAGAACCTGTTTTACCAAGCAAAGCaagcagcagctgctgacaTTACATCTCAACCTGTTATACTTAACCTCTCAAGTTCACCTAGGCGCTACGCTGCCCTTTCGCTCTCTGAAACCTCATTAGAGAGGAGCTCAAGCAATCCATGGAGGAATACTAAGAGTGGACACTGGTTTGTAACTCCTGAGATCACCATAACAGACAATGACATATGTGCAGCCAACAACAAGCGGCGTGAGGTGCACTCTGTCAGCTGGGATACGTTGGATGACGAAAAGACACCATCTCCGACAGTAATGCATCACAAGCAGCCACAAAATACACCGGACATaaccaaagagaggaaacacaacaatttcTCCCTCCAGCAGAGTCTAGAGCAACTGGACGAACTCTTAGCTGATTTGGTTGTTGATTACAAACCGCCAACCAGCAGAAAGTCAAGTGAAGACCTTTTAGACCAGCTGAAACAACTAATTACTGAAGATGACGACAAAGACAGGGGATCCTCTGGACTTGAAAACTTAGGATGTCTGAACACACAGCTCCCGTCGTCTAAATCCAGCCCTGACACAATCAAAGACCCTGATAGTGGGTGTGATGCTTTACAAAGGAGTGCAGAGGAATGTTCTCCAGACCACAGCACAGACGAAGACGACACCATGGTGTGCGCTAACAAGAAGTGCAACCGGATTGAGAGTATGTTCAAAGCCTGCTTGTACTTCAAATCATGTCACAGTTGCTACACCTTTTACTGCTCACGAAACTGTCGCAGGGATGACTGGGAGATCCACAAAGAGACCTGTCTGTACGGCCGTGTGAACAGTGTGTGTCGACACACTCTTAAGTTCTGCAGAGAGAATTCAGAGATCCACAAAGCCTTCTCTCGTGTTGCTAAAGCTGGCTACCTCTCCAGGGGGAGAGGCGTTCTCTTTCTGGGTTTTGCTAATCCGGAGACAGCTGACAACTTCCTCCAAGTTGGGCTCGAGAGCCTCCTCATGTCTCCCACATACTTATCTCTCAGAGAGCTGGATGGCTTCAAGGACAACCTAGGCGAATACTGCAAGGAACTGCAGCAGGCAGGTAATGAGTATGACCCCAGTGAATGTTTCCTTCTGAATGTATCCGTAGCTGTTGGTGAACTAGTGCCTAACAGACCTTCACCAAGGGTCCAAGCACCAACAGTACGAAAATATGCAAAGGTGTCCTTGGCCTCCTCAAGCCCTGACAAAAAGGTACTCAGGAAGGATAGCGAAATGGAAACTCTCATCCTCACTCCGCCTCCAGGCACACCGGACATTGacaaggagggggaggagggaaggaaagcCAGAGAGGTGTGCTTTGTCAATATCCAGCGTGAGCTCAGGACCAGGGGAGTCTTCCTTCGTCACGAGTATCCCAAAATCTATAATCAGCTGTGTGAGTTTGTGGAGAGCAACAAAAGGTTCACTCCGACAACAATTTACCCGATAGATAAGAGAACAGGGAAACAGTTTATGTGCATGATCATGGCTGCGTCCGAGCCAAGAACACTGGACTGGGTAGGTACCCCTCATCTCCTGGATGATATTATATAG